GCGCAGGTGTGGGAGGAACATAATCCAGCACCAGAAACCCCAGTCCCTCCAGGTAAAGGGCTGCTGAAGTTTCACTGGGAAACACCCATCCTCGGGTGTTCAGAGGCGTGCGGGTCTGGATGCCCCTGAGGAGGTGAGAAATAAAAAGACCTTCCATATGAGGCCCACAATACACCAGGGTCAGGCACAGCCACCACATTGGAAAGGCTTACCTGATGCAAAAACACCTTTGATTTCAGGCAACAAAGCCAAAAAAGAAGCTGCCTTGAGGCAGCTTCTTGAACATGCAGAAATCTCTCAGTTGTTCCTGTACTGGGTGACACCAACGTTGGCACCCGTGAACACCTGGACAACACCTGTGATCAGGTCCTGAGCAATCACAAAGTGCTGGTAGTCCCCCACGGAGCTGAATCCATAAGTGTAGGGACTGTAAACACCTGTATAAGCAAAATTGATGGCCTTGGATACAACTGTCACATTGTCTTTGATCACAACAGAAGCCACAGTGGTTGGGTTGGTGAATGTCACAGGAGCACACTTTTCGCTGTCTTTAGGTGTAGGAACAACACCGCCCAATTCGTAACTGATGGGCACAACATCATTGGGGTTATTACACAACTGCCAGGTGGTGGAGAAGACATTCAAGTCGCCTGGCTTGAATGGGTTTCTGATGGTAAGTGTCTTGACATCTGCGTTTTGTGCAAGTCCATTCAATGCTGGAGCAGCACGGTTCACAGTGACCGGAATCTCCTGCACATTTCCGTTGCCATCGATGTCTTCAGTGACCGTTTGCAGCATATAGTTGCCATCTTCTACTTTCTCACTGCCATCCAGGAAGACTTCAGGAATGAGTTTGTAGAAACCGCCAGGCCAGGGAAGGTTATAGAGGTATTTGGTGACTTTGCCACCACCATTGCCATCTTTGCGGATCATGCGCACATCCACCCGGAAGTTGCCTGTTTCATCGGTGGACATCAGGAAAAGACCCGACAAGCGGCTGAACACTGCATTTGGAACAGCAGAGCTGGCATCATTGCTGGAAGGAAGCAGAATGTTGGCAGCAGGGGGTCTGCGGTTGGTGATAGTGACACCTGTGGTCAGCTGGTCTTCCAGCTGGAAGGTGGGGTTGGCAGCAGGTGTTCCGTCATCAACTTCCACCTGTGCGCTTGCACGAATGCTGTAATTGTCTGCACCAGTCAAACGGGTCCAGTCCACAAGCTCCGTCAGGTAAATGCCATCGGTGTCTTTCAGGTTGGCCTTATCGATGGTGAGGGTCTTGACCACATTGCCAGTGAAATCAATGATCTGGACCGTGATGTCACTGAGGAACTTGAAGTCAGATCCTTTTTTGACCACAGAAACTTCAATGGGGGTCTTGCCGCTCAGGCTGGCACCTTCTGTAGGGGAAGAAATCACAAAGAGGGGCAAGCTGAGGTTTTTGGTGATCTGGATGGTGACACCATTGGATGTGGCAGATTTTTCTTTGACGGTTGTGGCTTCAATGGTTACAACATGGGTACCCACAGTTAGCAAATTGACATCAAGGGTAAAAGTGTTTTCGGTGTTGGCTGGTGGGGCAACAATGGTTTTGAAGAGTTCGCCATCCACCAGCAGCTTGGCCACTTTCAAGTTATCTTCACTGCTGATGATGAAAGGAATGGTGACGGTGTTGCTTTTTTCACCAGGAGCGAGCAGCAGGCGCACCACTGGTGCAGTGGGGGCTGGGGGTTCAGCCGTGTTGCCCACATTCAGCCCAACAATCTTGCTGGTGAGCAGACCAGCGTTGTTTCTGGAATCCACCTGGAAGTACTTCACTCCATCGGTCAATTTGGTGGTGTCAATCTGCACTGAATATTCATCATTGACCCGGGTCACTTTGGTGATTTCCTGGGCATCTTCACCTGTCTGGTAAAACCGCACAGAGTCAAGTCCAGATTCACCATCAGCCACCGAAACCTTCAGGGTGACCACACCAGAAACCCTAGGAATGCCACCCGCTGATGCTCCTGCAGGCTCTAACACATTCACTGTGGGAGGCGTGAGATCCACTTTTACAGGCAAACTCACCTCATCGCTGACATTTTTGTTGTTGGTGATGGTGATTTTGAGGGTTTTGGATCCCGAAGTCAGGTTGGACACCCGAAACGAGTTGATGGCTTTGGGGTTCTCTACGGAACCTGTCTGACCAGCAATGCTGTACGTGAGGCTCTTCAGTCCTTCATTTGAAGCTGCCTTCACGAAAACATCAGCATCTCCAGAAATCCACACATCTCCAGTTTGACCCAGCAACTGGTTTCCATTGATGGTCACACTGGTGATTCTGGGATCTTTGCTGGAAGGGGTGGTGCTTCCGCCACCAATGGTACCGTTGTCAAGATTCACGGTGTTGCACGCTGCCAGAACAAGACTGAGCAGTCCTGCTGAAAGCATTTGTTTGAGCCCTGCTCTCATTGTTGCTCTCCTCCCTCAATTTGATAACTGTAAGTGGGTTGGAAGTTGGCAATCGCAATCACATTCGCCTGGCTTCCATCTGCCATCGAAATGCCCGTGAAAGTGTATTTAACCTTGGCGGATGGGCAGACAGGATCTGTAGGTGCCCGGTTGGGATCTACATATGCAGAAAGGCAACTGGTGTTGAGGTATTCTTCCACCACGTTGGGCAGAACAGGATCCACAGGAATGGCAATTTCAGTGGTTTTGGGCTTACCGGCTTCCTCTCCTGTCAGCGGAATGGGGTTGATGATCCCAGACATGGTGTGCTCCACGGAGCCCAGCAAAGCCTGGGTTTCGTCGTAGACATCTACGCGCACCCGTTGCAGCTGCAGACCAGCAGAGCCCGGCAATGGAGTAAATATGGCTTTGCCACTGGTGCGGGTGACTTTGACAGAAACAACATGGGTGGTTTTGTCTTCGGTATAGTCGAACTTCAATGTCACGCCTTCAACTGCTGCACTGATGGCAACAGGCACCAGTTTGGTGCTGTTGCAGGAAACGATCGTTCCCACAGTCAAAGAACCCAATAATAAATGCTTCCACTTCATTCAACCAACCTCCTCTAGTTCTCTCAAGCCAGGGTTCAGGATGTAAAACGCCAGGCGTTTCATTCCTGCCAGAAAATCGATGTTCTCCACGATGACTCCCTCCCACTCCTCTTCCTTCTCAGGTTCCAGCCCAGGGCGTTCAATCATTTTTGGCTGAATCACCACAGGAGCGAAATTGAGGATTCCTTTGATGCCAGCTTCCACCAGGGTCTGGGCCACATCCTGCGCACGGTCGGCAGGAACAGCAATAAAGCCCATGTCCACCTGATGGGAACGCACAAAATCCCTCAAGTGATCCGGGTGCATCACCTCCATGTTCCTGATCTGTAAACCCACTTTGTTGGGATCGGGATCGAAAAGCCCCACAAAACTGAATTCGTAATCACTGGCTCCCGGATAGTGGGCGATGGCCTGCCCCAGTCTACCCATGCCCATGATCACCACATTCCAGGGACGGGTGAGTCCCAGGATGCGTCTCAGTTCACGTTTCAGTACGGCCACAGTGTAACCCATACCTCTGGTGCCAAACCGACCAAAATAAGCCAGGTCTTTGCGCACCTGAAAAGCACTGACCTGTGCCCTTTCAGCAAGGTCATTGCTGCTCGTTCTGTTGATGCCCTGAGATTCCAGCTTTTCCAGAATTCTCAGATAAGTCACCAGTCTGGAAATGGCAGCACTTGGGATGTTCAAAGACTGTGACATGGTTTCACCGGATCTGGAAGGCGTCTGCGTAGCCCGCCTCTTTGAGTTTGGCTTGGGCCGATTGCAGATCGCTTCCAGAGAAAGGACCCACCACCACCCGAACCATCCCGTTGGGGTCGGTTCTGAGGGTGGGTGCAAATCCCAGAGAGCGCAATTGATCAATGGCAGGCACTGCACTGTCGGCCCGCTTGTAAGCTCCCACCTGCACATACATGGGGCCTGATGGAGTTGTGGCCGATGATGCAGCAGTGGATGTTGAGTTTGTGGTGCCTGTCTCAGCGTTTGCTGTCGGGTTCTGGGGAGCGTAAACAAACAGGTTCTGATGCGCAGCCTGAATCTGTCCCACAGCCACATCTGCATCATTCCGATTGACAAACGGACCAATCAACACCACATAAGTGTCATCTTTGCTGGGGAAGACATAACTGGGGTATCCCAGGGCTTTGATCTTGTCAGCAATGGTGTTTGCCTGAGCTTCTGTTTGGTACAGACCTGCACTGATGCGGTAGTCCTGCTTGGTAGGTGAACGTCCTGTGATGACACGAACTGCAGGCTGTGCAGTCTGGGTCGCACCTGTGCTGGCAGAAGATGAACTTTCTGTCTGGGTGCTGCCAGTGCTTGTGTTTGCTGTTTCAGAACCAGCAGACCCAGCAGTCTTTCCTGCATTGGCTGCTGCATTGCCTGTTGGAACAGGTTGTTCTGAAGTTTGCGCAGTATTTTCTGTCCCGGAAGGAATCACAGGAACCGTCTGGGTTTCCTGTACAGCAGGGTCTGCAGTTGAAGATGCAGGTTCTGTGGTTTCTGGTGCTGCTGTGGTTTCTGTGGTTCCAGCAGACTCTGGTGAGAGGGTGCTGCTCTGGGTTCCAGACTCTGCCTGGGGTTGAGATGTTGTTTCTGTTTCAGGTGTGGTGGGGGCAGGATTGAGGGGAATTTCTTCCACCCTGGGGGTGGAGGTTTCCGCCTGAATCGTGGGCTGTCCAGCCGAAAGATTGAACAGTTTCTTGGTTCCCCCAAACAGAATCAGGACAGCTCCTGCCAGAATCAGCACGATGAAGAAGAGGATGAGTAGGTCTGGCCAGTGTTTACGAAACCAAATCATTTACCGCCCAATGCTCCTTTGGCTTTGGTGTAACCCAGCTTGAGGGCCTTCTGGAAGGCCAATTTGGCACTGGATTCATCCCCCTGGCCCCTCAGGGCAATGCCATAGTTGTACCAGGCTTCAGCGTTGCGCTCATTGGCAGCCACCAGAGCAGCCAGCACCCGTTCTGCATCGTCATAACGCTTGAGGGCAATGTATGCAGCCCCAAGGTTCAAAGCCAGGGCCTGGTTCTGGGCATCCAGTTTCTGGGCTGCTTCCAGTTGCTCAGCAGCCAGTGCGTAGTTTTTCAGGTTGAAAGCGCTGAGGCCTGACCAGCTCAAAGCTTCAGCTCCAGGATTCTGAATGGCTTGTACCGTCTTGATCACCAGGGCATAATTTTTGGTCCGATAAGCATTGCGGGCAGCAAGGGTTCTCGCTGCACTTTGCAAAGCCACATCTTTGCTCAGTTTGGCTGCACTCAGGGCGTTGTTGTACGCAGGAGCATACTGCTTCAGTCCTTCATTGGTCTGGGCCAGACCCAGATAAACCACATCCGAAGGGGCTTGCGCCACCAGTTCCTGGAAGTGTTTCTGAGCAGCCTGATACTGTTTGCTGGCCAGCAGCAAGCGGGCATATTCATACTTCACCGGGCTCTGGGAATCCAGGCTCAGCACTTCAGCATAGGTGCTGAGGGCATCTTTGAGGCTGATGGTTTCCTGGAGTTCTGCTTTGCGGGACAGCAATTTCACCCGAGAAGTATTGTCCTGGGCTGCGGCAATTCCTTTGTCCAGTTCACGAATGGCACGGTCGGTCAATCCCTGACCAACATAGTTTTCCACCAGAACCAGGGTTGCATCTGCCTGCGCTGGGTTTTTGGCCAGAATCTGGTAAGCGTAACCCAGCGATACCGTGGAAGCCAGAGGATCCGGGCTGGTTTTGCTGACAGCCAGGGCTTCCTGGGCCACACCCAGCATCAGAAACTCACTTTGTGGATTCAGCTTGAGGGCTTCTTCAAAGGCTTTCTGGGCTTCAGCATGCTTGCCAGTGCTTGCCAGCAATTGGGCCCACTGGGTATAAGCCAGAGTGAGCTCTTCTGTGCTGGCTGCATTGGCTTTGCCCACTTCAATGGCTTTCTGGTAGCTGGCCAGAGCATCATCGGTTTTGCCCTGCTTGCTCAGCACTGCACCCAGATTGTAATACCCCTGAATCAGGTTGGGATTCAGAGCTGTGAGCTGTTGGAACTCAAACTCCGCCCCACTGAGGTTGTTCAACTGGAACAGGGCCACACCCAGACCAAAATGGGCTTCGTAGCTGCTGTAATCCTTGCGGATGGCTTCTTCAAATGCCTTCACTGCGTCTGAGGTGCGACCTGCATTCAAGTATGCTTGTCCGAGCAGAACTGAATTTTCAAGGCTGGGGTTTTGTGTGTACTGGGTTTCCAAAACTGTCAGATCTGTGCTCTGGGCACTGGACAGCTGCAAGCCAAGTACAGGGACAGTCAGTAGTGCAGTTAACAGGACGCGCCTTAGGTTTCTCATTGTGTACTGCTACCCTCCTAGAGTTTTCCTTGCTGATGTGCGGCTTTGAACTATCCTATCATGACTTCACAATCTTTACATATTTCATACAGAAGACCTTAATGAAGGCTTTTGCAGGGCCAACTGACCACAGGCGGCACCTGCATCACGCCCTCTGGAACGCCTGACACTCACTGGAATCCCCCTTTCTTCCAGACGGTCATAGAAGGCCTGGATCTGAATTTCAGGGGTCTCTTCGAAACCACTGCCATCCCAGGGGTTCATGGGGATCAGGTTGACATGGCTGATCATGCCCTTGAGCAAATCGGCAAGCAAATCGGCCTGCCAGAGGTGGTCATTGACCCCCCTCAGCATGGCGTATTCCATGGTGATTCTGCGTCCTGTCTTGGCCTGGTAATCTCTGGCAGCATCCATGATTTCTGGAATGCTGTTGGCCTGCCCGGTAGGAATGATTTTCTGGCGGGTTTCTTCGTCCGGGGCATGCAAACTGATGGCCAGCTTGAGTTCGATGTCCTCGGTGGCCAGCTTGCGGATGCCTTTGGCCAGTCCCACGGTGCTGAGCGTCACCCGACGCTGACTCATGTTGAGCGCCTCCGGGCTGAGCATGATGCGGGCTGCATTCATGGTGTTTTCGTAGTTGAGCAGGGGCTCTCCCATTCCCATGAACACCAGATTGCGGATTTCTTTGGGGGGAATGCCCTGATCGCGGGCTGCATACAGGATCTGCCCGATGATTTCTCCAGGGGTCAGGTTGCGCCCAAAACCCAGCGCTCCAGTGGCACAGAAGGCACACTTTGCAGGGCAACCCACCATGGTGGACACACAGATGGTCTTGCGGTCATCATAGGGCATGAAGACGGCTTCCATCTGGCGACCATCCCGCAAGGTGAACAGGTATTTCACACTGCCATCTGTAGAGGGAAAGGTGTCCACCTGGGTGAATGGACTGAGTTCGTAAGTCTCCTGCAGTTCAGCACGCAACTTCAGCGGGAGATTGGTCATGCTTTCAAAGTCAGGGGCAGCCTGTTCAAACACCCACGAAAGCAATTGCTTTTTGCGGTAGCCTTCCAGAGGGTACTGGTCAGGCTGAAAATCCAGCAGTAAAACCTTCACCCGAGTATTTTAGGGCACCTGCATGCTTTATTACAATTCAAAATGAGAGACTGCTCAAGACGCTGAAACTTCTGTATGCAAACATGAAGATGAGGTCCGCCTTCAGCAAAATCGGCGGGGTGTGTCTCTGAAGATTCTCAAGGCCAGTAAACCCTACAGCATTTTCAGAATTTGAAGCAGGTTTTCCGTTGAAATGGCTCCTGAATGCACTTTCTCAATTCGACCTGAGGCATTTATAAAAACCATGGTGGGTTGCCCTGAAACCTGATACTTTCGTGCCACTTGCACTGCAGGGGTATGGCCTGTCAGCAAAGGCACCAAACCTGGATACACATGGGTTTTGAAAAAGACCCTCACCTTCTTTTCGGAATCGGTGGCAGAAATCAAGTAAACCCGCTTCAACTTTCGCTGCTGAAACACCCGGTTGATGAGAGGGAACTCTTCGTTGCAGATGCTGCACCAGCTGGCCCAGAACACCAGCACCACAGGCTGGCCTTTCAGGTGCTGCAGGGAGATTGTTTTCCCCTCCAGGGTTTGCAAAGTAAAGTCTGGAGCCATCTGTCCAGGTTTCACAGCAAAACCCAGTCCTCCGGCCAAACACAAAAAGCACAACACAAGACAGCGCAACATACAGATTCGCAATCTAATGGCTGCTGGTCAAATGCAGGTCAGCAAACCATTCAGCAAACCATCAAGCAAACCCGGCAGATCGTCTGCCGGGTTCTGGATTTCAAGTTGGTTTTATTTGGTTCTGATGTTCACAATGGTGACCCCGTGGCCTCCATTGTAGGGTTCTGCATCGTGGTAAGACTCCACGGTCTTTTCGTTCTTCAGGAAATCCCGGATCATGCGTCTGAGCACGCCCTGACCCTTGCCATGCACAACCCGAAGAGGGGTTTCTTTGAGGGCATAAGCTTCTGCCACATAAGAGCGCAGCTCTTCAATGGCCTCTTCCCCACTTTTGCCCCTGAGGTTGATTTCCTTGTTGAAACGGGAAAATCCGGCAGTGGTCAGGGAAGCCACTTTCTGCTTTTCCTGCTGCTTGAAGCGCACATCCCGGCGGCGCACGGTGATCTTGAGGACCCCGAGTTGCACCACCAGTTCATCTCCGCGCACTTCCAGAACCTGACCGGAAGCCCCGTAAGCAGGCACATCCACCACGCTGCCCGGTCTGACCTGCTCCAGGGCAGGCTCCACTTTGGGCTGTGGGCGTTCTGCCATGCTGGCCCGGCGCAGTTCTTTGAGCTCTTCCAGCACTTTGGGACGGGAAACATCGTCCTGGGCTTTGGAACGCATTTTGCGCACGGTCTCGATGGCATCCCGGTAAATCTGATCGGCCTGTTCGCGGGCTTTGAGGATCAGCTCGTCGCGCTCTTCATGGATGCGGTCCCGGTCAAAAGCCAGTTGATTCCGAATCAGGTTGGCTTCCTGACGCAAACTTTCGAGTTGCTCCCGCTGGTTGCGGATGGTTTCCCGCTCCTGCTCCAGGTTTTCCAGCAGTTTCTCCACTTTGTTGCCTTCTGGACCCAGAATCTCGGTGGCTTCTGAGAGCACAGCTTCTGGCAGGCCCATGCGTCTGGCAATGGAGAGGGCGTAAGAACGTCCGGGTTGGCCCACCTGAAGATGGTAGGTGGGTCCCAGGTTTTCCAGGCTGAAGCCCATGCTGGCGTTCTGCAAACCCTGGATTTC
This window of the Deinococcus roseus genome carries:
- a CDS encoding redox-sensing transcriptional repressor Rex; translation: MSQSLNIPSAAISRLVTYLRILEKLESQGINRTSSNDLAERAQVSAFQVRKDLAYFGRFGTRGMGYTVAVLKRELRRILGLTRPWNVVIMGMGRLGQAIAHYPGASDYEFSFVGLFDPDPNKVGLQIRNMEVMHPDHLRDFVRSHQVDMGFIAVPADRAQDVAQTLVEAGIKGILNFAPVVIQPKMIERPGLEPEKEEEWEGVIVENIDFLAGMKRLAFYILNPGLRELEEVG
- a CDS encoding SPOR domain-containing protein translates to MIWFRKHWPDLLILFFIVLILAGAVLILFGGTKKLFNLSAGQPTIQAETSTPRVEEIPLNPAPTTPETETTSQPQAESGTQSSTLSPESAGTTETTAAPETTEPASSTADPAVQETQTVPVIPSGTENTAQTSEQPVPTGNAAANAGKTAGSAGSETANTSTGSTQTESSSSASTGATQTAQPAVRVITGRSPTKQDYRISAGLYQTEAQANTIADKIKALGYPSYVFPSKDDTYVVLIGPFVNRNDADVAVGQIQAAHQNLFVYAPQNPTANAETGTTNSTSTAASSATTPSGPMYVQVGAYKRADSAVPAIDQLRSLGFAPTLRTDPNGMVRVVVGPFSGSDLQSAQAKLKEAGYADAFQIR
- a CDS encoding tetratricopeptide repeat protein gives rise to the protein MRNLRRVLLTALLTVPVLGLQLSSAQSTDLTVLETQYTQNPSLENSVLLGQAYLNAGRTSDAVKAFEEAIRKDYSSYEAHFGLGVALFQLNNLSGAEFEFQQLTALNPNLIQGYYNLGAVLSKQGKTDDALASYQKAIEVGKANAASTEELTLAYTQWAQLLASTGKHAEAQKAFEEALKLNPQSEFLMLGVAQEALAVSKTSPDPLASTVSLGYAYQILAKNPAQADATLVLVENYVGQGLTDRAIRELDKGIAAAQDNTSRVKLLSRKAELQETISLKDALSTYAEVLSLDSQSPVKYEYARLLLASKQYQAAQKHFQELVAQAPSDVVYLGLAQTNEGLKQYAPAYNNALSAAKLSKDVALQSAARTLAARNAYRTKNYALVIKTVQAIQNPGAEALSWSGLSAFNLKNYALAAEQLEAAQKLDAQNQALALNLGAAYIALKRYDDAERVLAALVAANERNAEAWYNYGIALRGQGDESSAKLAFQKALKLGYTKAKGALGGK
- the rlmN gene encoding 23S rRNA (adenine(2503)-C(2))-methyltransferase RlmN → MKVLLLDFQPDQYPLEGYRKKQLLSWVFEQAAPDFESMTNLPLKLRAELQETYELSPFTQVDTFPSTDGSVKYLFTLRDGRQMEAVFMPYDDRKTICVSTMVGCPAKCAFCATGALGFGRNLTPGEIIGQILYAARDQGIPPKEIRNLVFMGMGEPLLNYENTMNAARIMLSPEALNMSQRRVTLSTVGLAKGIRKLATEDIELKLAISLHAPDEETRQKIIPTGQANSIPEIMDAARDYQAKTGRRITMEYAMLRGVNDHLWQADLLADLLKGMISHVNLIPMNPWDGSGFEETPEIQIQAFYDRLEERGIPVSVRRSRGRDAGAACGQLALQKPSLRSSV
- a CDS encoding TlpA family protein disulfide reductase, translating into MLRCLVLCFLCLAGGLGFAVKPGQMAPDFTLQTLEGKTISLQHLKGQPVVLVFWASWCSICNEEFPLINRVFQQRKLKRVYLISATDSEKKVRVFFKTHVYPGLVPLLTGHTPAVQVARKYQVSGQPTMVFINASGRIEKVHSGAISTENLLQILKML